In Miscanthus floridulus cultivar M001 chromosome 8, ASM1932011v1, whole genome shotgun sequence, the sequence CACAACCCTGAGTCACCACTACAATGGGAGATAACGCCAATCCTATAGCGTCAAATCTTGCCATATCGACTCCTTTGTCATGTTAGCAACACGAAGTGGAAAAAGCTcaatgaggaagaggaagagaacgAATTCGATAGAATGACGAATTATTTTGGTTGTACAAATGAGATAATCGTCTCCATAGGTGTACCATACGAATTATTCACACGCACACAACATGTCAGCCATGTCCATCCGGGGCAACCACGTGCTCGTTGGGCTTTCAGCTCCGTTTGAGTACTTTGGTGTTTTTCGCCACCTCTACACCATCCCGTACTTAGTCATCATGTGTAACATACCAGTCTTCATGTCTGATTAGAGTCGTCTGCTCGCCGTcgactcctcctccacctcctcctagcCCCGGATGCTGCCATTATAGCCCTTTTGCGAACACCGTGGTCCCTCTCCTTCTCGTGCAACGGACTCGCCGATGGTAAGGAGTGGGAGTCACCCTCTGTTGTTGAAGTCCAATAGTTTCTTAGGGTTTAGATTAGATTGAATAAAGCTTATTCTATGAGCTGCCTGCTAGCACCATCTTCGTCAATTGCTCGCCAGATCTTATTTATCATAGAGATCTATAGTGCGGTTGCCGCTCTAGGGATCCAATCCAGAGGTCTTCATGTTCCTTCTATTTTCGCAGGGTCCATGTGACATGGGGGCTGGTAATCAACTAATCGAGTTCCCCATTTGCATCTATGTGTTACCGGCTTGCTCGATTTTGATCTTCCAACGGCTGGACAAGTATCTTGGCTTCTAGATCTAGCTGTGATGGTACTGGTGGTGCTAGCTTGATCATAGTCGACGACGAGGCAATCGATGTTCTCTTGAACGTGTCAGATGTGTCCTGAGAAGTTTCCGTGACGTTGGATCATACGATGTTTCCAAGTTTTGGTGTCTGTCACGAAGGATGATTGGAGGGTTATGCTCCTTTGGCTATTGCCATCGTTATTGATTTCCTACATGTTCGAATTCCATAGTCGTCAACGTAGTTTAGAGGTGAAGATTGTTTTTTAGGGGGCACTGGATATACATACCCTTTACGTTCAAAGGGTTGCATGTAAACAAAAATGTAATTGTGCTATTAATAGAATTCATTTCCCTTCGGGGAAAAAAGTTGCCAATGTGGCCCAAAGAGCATAATCTAGTGACCTACGATAAGTCTTAGAAGTCTGCACACTGTACCGTTTGCTGATCCTGGGTGTGAAACGAACATGGACTCAAGATGACGCATTGATGTTGATGCAGTACTTCTCGTCACATTCAGTTACCAGTTTCCACAGGACGATAGCCGGAAATGTTTGTTGACATTTACCGCGCGAACATCCATCCCCATACTATCGCTGGCGTTATGGTTTGCTGCGCCCCCATCACTCGTCCGTCGTCACCCTCTCAACATCGCCTGAAAACCAAGAGTTCAGAGACCACCAGACACGCACGCATGCGCATGGCGTTTCCCGCGGCCAGTCATCATCCTTTCCGCACATCCGCCGCCTCCGCTAGCAGTAGTGTACAGGCGAAGCATTCAGGCCGTCCCAAAACCTCCAACGTCCCGCAAGCGTCGGGAAACCTAAAAGGAGGCCGAGCGCAGGTACTTGGAATCACTGGGGTGGGGAGTCCTGCAGTTCAGCAGGTTAAACTGCGAGTAATGGAACAGCAGCGTCACCTGCGTCGCTTTTCGGCTAGTGAATGGCGGCATCAGTACAGTGCGATGGACAGTATCCGTGTGTACGTAGCTTTCAGTAGCAGTGAAACGCCAGCAGGCTCTGAAAAACGGCCGGCATGGCCTGCCGCAGCGCAACAGACGGTGGCACGGCACGACGGGGAGAAACCAACCTACAACAGATGGCGCCTTTAAATGCCACTGCTGGATCTGGGTTCTAGAACCGGCTGGCGGGCCGGCGGACGGAGGACGAGCGAGCCACCGCAGCGAGCACGGCGGAGCCGGAACGCtccaaaatcaacctaccgagtacCGATACACCCGGGGTACCGTGCCGGCAGTGGCGCAAAGCCTCCGCCACGGATCGCTCGCCTCGTCCCGTGACGCCGTACGTCCGTGGAGGAGCGCGCGGTGGACATAAACGCCATGGCCGTTGCGCATGAGCTTGGACCAGCAGGAGTTAGTTAGCTCCGCGCCGGTTACTGCGTGAGCTGAGTCGGTTGGGCTCGAGGACAAGGGAAACACATCGACAGCTCCATGCACTCACTCGCTCGAGGCTCGAGCAATAACCGTCCGATGGTTACGGATTGCTAGTGGCCCAGTGCAGTGCGGCCGCCACCCCAGCGCGTGTGTGCTCCTCCGGGCCGGCGCACGCATTGACCAAACAAAACCGTCGCGCCAGTGTGAGGCGGACACATGACAGGTCGGCCACGTCGGGCATTGTCACGCACGCCACCGGTCGCGTCCCGCGGAAGCCctccgcaccaccaccaccaccaccaccaccaggcaGCACCCCGTGGCGTGCCCAGGCACTTTAGTGCGCGCGCGCCGTGGCAGCCCGGCCCCACGTTCGTGCCGGCCGCACCGAACCGAACCAGTGGTTCTCCCGTGCATATAAACAAGCGAGCCCCGGGTGGCATTTGGACGCGCAGGCAGGCACATCCGCGGCGCGCAGCACAACAGTGCGCGGTCACTCACTCGTCGCTGCCACCGCGCCCACACACATCGTCGTGGCCATGGCTTCCCCTGTCCTCCTCGTCGCCGCGGCGCTCTGCCTCTGCGCGTTGTTGTTCGGAGCAGGGGAGGCGGCGGCGAGGGGAGCAGCAGCGGTGGTGGAAGCGTCGGCATTCCGCAGCAGGGCGACGGCCCCCAACATGGAGGTGAAGTTCGACTTCTCGCCGTTCCTGATCCAGTACAAGAGCGGCCGCGTGCAGCGGTTCATGGGCACGACGTTCATTCCGGCGTCCATGGACTCGCGCACCGGGGTGGCCTCGAGGGACGTCGTCGTGGACAACCAGACCGGCCTCGCGGTGCGTCTGTACCGGCCGAGCCGCCGCGCCGTAGCCACCGGCGGCGGTAGGCTCCCCGTGCTGGTGTACTTCCACGGCGGCGCGTTCGTGGTGGAGTCGGCGTTCGACCCCGTGTACCACAACTACCTGAACGCGCTGACAGCCAAGGCCGGAGTCATCGCGGTGTCGGTGAACTACCGCCTGGCGCCGGAGCACCCGCTCCCGGCGGCGTACGACGACTCGTGGACGGTGCTGGCGTGGGTGCTCGAGAACGCGCGGAGCGGAGGCGGGGACCCGTGGCTCGCCAAGCACGGCGACGCCTCCCGCGTGTTTCTCGCCGGTGACAGCGCCGGCGGCAACATCGCGCACAACCTGGCAATGCGCGcgggccagcagcagcagcaggccggcgccgccgccgcgagtATCAACATCAAGGGCGTGGCGCTGCTGGACCCGTACTTCCTTGGCCGGTACGTGAGCGGGGGCGCGCAGCGCGCGTGGGACTTCATCTGCGCGGGGCGGTACGGGATGGACCACCCGTACGTGGACCCGATGGCGGCGCTACCGGCGGAGGTGTGGCGGCGGCTCCCGTCCGCGAGGGTGCTGATGACGGTGTCGGACCAGGACCGGCTCGGCCCTTTCCAGCGCGCGTACGTGGACGCGCTCCGGGCTAGCGGCTGGGGCGGCCAGGCGCGCCTCTACGTCACGCCCGGCGAGGGCCACTGCTACTTCCTCAACAACCTGGACTCGCCCAAGGCCGCCATGCATATGGCCACGCTCGCCGCGTTCATCAACGGCAGCTAATAGCGAGCTCACCAGGGCTCTCTTGTCGGCAGCCAGCGTGGTAGTGCTACTCCGATCAGCCCTGTATGTAGCTATAGCCGTCGTCACTAGTGAGTGGTGACATCTGTAACGACCATCATATCGTATACTGTATTTTGTCAGCGGCCGAGTGACCAGAGAGATGTCCTTTTTTACCTTCTTTGTGACCGCAGTCACATGTAACTTTCCAAAAGTTTATTACTGCGGCCGGGTAATGTACTACGTCGGTTTCACTGGAGCTTGGAAACGGAAAGGTGATCCATTAATGGACAGGGAGGCTACTGTTGGCTGGCTCGTGCTGCACTGCTCCACGCGCGGCGGGGGGCGATCACTCCGGCGACGGAATAGCCAGCCGCGCCGACCAGCGCTTGAAGTGTGCTGTGTCCCTGTCG encodes:
- the LOC136473179 gene encoding tuliposide A-converting enzyme 2, chloroplastic-like, producing MASPVLLVAAALCLCALLFGAGEAAARGAAAVVEASAFRSRATAPNMEVKFDFSPFLIQYKSGRVQRFMGTTFIPASMDSRTGVASRDVVVDNQTGLAVRLYRPSRRAVATGGGRLPVLVYFHGGAFVVESAFDPVYHNYLNALTAKAGVIAVSVNYRLAPEHPLPAAYDDSWTVLAWVLENARSGGGDPWLAKHGDASRVFLAGDSAGGNIAHNLAMRAGQQQQQAGAAAASINIKGVALLDPYFLGRYVSGGAQRAWDFICAGRYGMDHPYVDPMAALPAEVWRRLPSARVLMTVSDQDRLGPFQRAYVDALRASGWGGQARLYVTPGEGHCYFLNNLDSPKAAMHMATLAAFINGS